A single region of the Myxococcales bacterium genome encodes:
- a CDS encoding phosphatase PAP2 family protein → MSPRSWISRNPEPIIAALLFGLWVFGYYIVGSFFDPADAYELNTVADESIPFVPIFIYPYLALYAVFLLPFFLVRDRQFFRVIAWSYITVMIFCYLLFWSFPVMMRRPEIQVVDFTHWVIDTVYRNDVPANCFPSMHAAMSMMSALSIYHVDRRRGAIVLFVTMMIGASAILVKQHYIADILAGYAIAAISFYAYFKQRILEVITPRLKRVPQAIEHIVDEALEKRLEGIIDRRVEEKFKSLMAEWENSRRTPPSP, encoded by the coding sequence ATGAGCCCGCGTTCCTGGATCTCCCGCAACCCCGAACCGATCATCGCCGCGTTGTTGTTCGGTTTGTGGGTGTTCGGCTATTACATCGTCGGCAGCTTTTTCGATCCGGCCGACGCCTACGAATTGAACACCGTCGCAGACGAATCGATCCCCTTCGTGCCGATCTTCATTTATCCCTACCTGGCGCTGTATGCGGTATTTCTGCTACCGTTTTTTCTCGTGCGCGACCGGCAGTTTTTCCGCGTCATCGCCTGGTCCTACATCACGGTGATGATTTTCTGCTATCTGCTGTTTTGGAGCTTTCCGGTCATGATGCGGCGGCCGGAGATTCAGGTCGTCGATTTCACGCATTGGGTGATCGACACCGTGTACCGCAACGACGTGCCTGCGAATTGTTTTCCCAGCATGCACGCGGCGATGTCGATGATGTCGGCGCTTTCGATCTACCACGTCGACCGACGACGCGGGGCGATCGTCCTGTTCGTCACGATGATGATCGGCGCGTCGGCGATCCTGGTGAAACAGCATTACATCGCCGACATCCTGGCCGGTTACGCGATCGCCGCAATCAGTTTCTACGCCTACTTCAAGCAGCGGATTCTGGAAGTGATCACGCCCCGGCTGAAGCGCGTGCCGCAGGCGATCGAACACATCGTGGACGAGGCCCTGGAAAAACGGTTGGAAGGCATCATCGACCGGCGGGTGGAGGAAAAGTTCAAATCGCTGATGGCGGAATGGGAGAATTCGCGCCGGACGCCGCCGTCACCCTAA
- a CDS encoding carbamoyltransferase has protein sequence MNILGISAFYHDSSACLVRDGEIIAAAQEERFTRLKHDPNFPAEAAAYVLHAGGIGVENVDLVAFYDKPFLKFERLLRTYLNEAPLGLPSFLAAMPLWMKQKLLMPKVIARELGYDGPQIYPEHHESHAASAFFPSPFEHAAFITFDGVGEWTTMSWGTAAGNKINIRADIHYPHSIGMLYSAFTYFLGFRVNSGEYKVMGLAPYGEPKYAGLIKEHLIDIKPDGSYKLNMKYFTYLHGLRMTGRRFEQLLGIPRRLPETELRQEHMDLARSIQVVTEEVMLKTAAHVHRQTGEKNLCLAGGVSLNCVGNGRVLREGPFADIWIQPAAGDAGGALGAALFAWYQYLDRPRTVSPAGRDSQKGSLLGPEYSDAEIETFLQNRQIPYHRLAAAAVAARTAELLAAGKVVGWFQGRMEFGPRALGARSILGDPRDSEMQRTMNLKIKYRESFRPFAPTVAVERISDWFAIDRPSPYMLLVAPVAASRLRPINADDAQRQGLEKLRVVRSEVPAITHVDGSARLQSVDPVDQPRYHELLVEFEKRTGVPIVINTSFNVRGEPIVRTPEDAYRCFMRTEIEALVLGRYLLHKAEQPAWNETADWRKEFKPD, from the coding sequence ATGAATATCCTGGGAATCAGTGCGTTTTATCACGATAGCTCCGCGTGCCTCGTGCGCGACGGGGAGATTATCGCCGCGGCCCAGGAAGAGCGTTTCACCCGCCTGAAGCACGACCCCAATTTCCCGGCGGAAGCGGCGGCTTACGTTTTGCACGCGGGTGGCATCGGCGTCGAAAACGTGGACCTGGTGGCGTTTTACGACAAACCGTTTCTCAAATTCGAACGCTTGCTGCGGACTTATTTGAACGAGGCGCCGCTCGGCCTGCCCAGTTTTCTGGCGGCCATGCCGCTGTGGATGAAGCAAAAACTGCTGATGCCCAAGGTGATCGCGCGCGAGTTGGGCTACGACGGACCGCAAATCTACCCGGAACATCACGAAAGCCACGCCGCCAGCGCCTTTTTTCCCAGCCCCTTCGAGCATGCCGCCTTCATCACCTTCGACGGCGTCGGCGAATGGACCACGATGAGTTGGGGCACCGCGGCCGGCAACAAAATCAATATCCGCGCCGACATCCATTATCCGCACAGCATCGGCATGCTGTACTCGGCGTTCACCTATTTCCTCGGTTTTCGCGTCAATTCCGGCGAATACAAGGTCATGGGGCTGGCGCCCTACGGCGAACCCAAGTACGCCGGGCTCATCAAGGAACACCTGATCGATATCAAGCCCGACGGCAGCTACAAGCTGAACATGAAGTACTTCACCTACCTGCACGGCCTGCGCATGACCGGCCGGCGATTCGAGCAACTGTTGGGCATCCCGCGCCGGCTGCCGGAAACCGAGTTGCGGCAGGAACACATGGACCTGGCGCGCTCCATTCAGGTGGTGACCGAGGAAGTCATGCTCAAAACCGCGGCGCACGTTCACCGGCAGACCGGCGAAAAAAATCTCTGCCTCGCCGGCGGCGTTTCGCTCAATTGCGTCGGCAACGGGCGCGTTCTGCGGGAAGGGCCGTTTGCGGACATCTGGATTCAACCGGCGGCCGGCGACGCCGGCGGCGCGTTGGGCGCGGCCCTGTTCGCCTGGTACCAATACCTCGACCGGCCGCGCACGGTCTCGCCGGCGGGCCGCGATTCGCAAAAAGGCAGCCTGCTGGGGCCGGAATACTCCGACGCGGAAATCGAAACGTTTTTGCAAAACCGGCAAATTCCGTATCATCGCCTGGCAGCGGCCGCGGTCGCCGCGCGCACGGCCGAGCTGCTCGCGGCGGGCAAGGTGGTGGGTTGGTTTCAGGGGCGCATGGAATTCGGGCCGCGGGCCTTGGGCGCGCGCAGCATCCTGGGCGATCCCCGCGATTCCGAAATGCAGCGCACGATGAACCTAAAAATCAAGTACCGCGAAAGCTTCCGACCTTTCGCGCCGACGGTCGCGGTCGAGCGGATCTCCGATTGGTTCGCGATCGACCGCCCCAGCCCGTACATGCTGCTGGTCGCCCCGGTCGCCGCGTCCCGGCTGCGGCCGATCAACGCGGACGACGCGCAACGGCAAGGGCTGGAGAAATTGCGGGTCGTGCGCAGCGAGGTTCCGGCGATCACCCACGTGGACGGTTCGGCACGCCTGCAATCGGTCGACCCCGTCGATCAGCCGCGCTATCATGAACTGCTGGTCGAATTCGAGAAACGCACCGGGGTGCCGATCGTCATCAACACCAGTTTCAACGTGCGCGGCGAACCGATCGTCCGCACCCCCGAGGACGCCTATCGCTGTTTCATGCGCACCGAAATCGAGGCCCTGGTGCTGGGCCGTTATCTGCTCCACAAGGCGGAACAGCCCGCCTGGAACGAAACCGCCGACTGGCGCAAGGAATTCAAACCGGATTGA